The following coding sequences lie in one Cannabis sativa cultivar Pink pepper isolate KNU-18-1 chromosome 5, ASM2916894v1, whole genome shotgun sequence genomic window:
- the LOC115717113 gene encoding transcription factor bHLH120 gives MFPNLHRSEELCFQISPNPPKKKTNFSEDHILDHYEEIIASSKTPISLTKSTTLVNHDSATVTQIFSDNKSKEMMKHRDNERQRRQEMAALHASLRSLLPLELIKGKRSISDHINEGANYIKQLQMKIKELDAKRDALKRYNYLSNGNIIIGPSSTTDNDHHGGASSSSVLCQDNLIRVQPWSGGLEIVISSTGDASALPMSKILQVILEEGLSVVSCISTKVNGILLHTIKAEAHCCHIELHCSDNYLSALYQKLKKM, from the exons ATGTTTCCAAATTTACATCGAAGCGAAGAGCTCTGCTTCCAGATTTCACCTAATCccccaaaaaagaaaacaaacttCTCAGAAGATCATATTCTTGATCATTATGAGGAGATCATCGCAAGCAGCAAAACCCCCATATCTTTGACTAAGAGTACAACTTTGGTGAACCATGATAGTGCTACTGTGACTCAGATTTTTAGTGACAACAAGAGCAAGGAGATGATGAAGCATAGAGACAATGAAAGGCAAAGAAGGCAAGAAATGGCTGCCCTTCATGCTTCTCTTAGATCCCTACTCCCGCTTGAACTAATCAAG GGAAAACGTTCTATTTCTGATCACATCAACGAGGGTGCAAATTACATAAAACAACTACAGATGAAAATCAAAGAGCTTGATGCGAAGAGAGATGCCTTGAAGAGGTACAATTACTTGTCTAATGGAAACATTATTATCGGGCCGAGCAGCACTACAGATAATGATCACCACGGCGGAGCCAGCAGCTCTAGTGTGCTGTGCCAAGATAACTTGATAAGAGTCCAACCTTGGAGTGGTGGACTTGAAATTGTGATCAGTAGTACCGGAGACGCTAGTGCCCTTCCCATGTCAAAGATTTTGCAAGTTATTCTTGAGGAAGGTCTTAGCGTTGTTAGCTGTATCTCCACCAAAGTTAATGGCATATTACTTCACACAATCAAAGCCGAG GCTCATTGTTGTCATATTGAATTACACTGCAGTGATAATTATCTTTCAGCGCTTtatcaaaaactaaaaaaaatgtga